A portion of the Tachysurus fulvidraco isolate hzauxx_2018 chromosome 8, HZAU_PFXX_2.0, whole genome shotgun sequence genome contains these proteins:
- the mrpl58 gene encoding peptidyl-tRNA hydrolase ICT1, mitochondrial gives MAAPVACLCFSRYLQFANRAELSGQTLFRLNCHIFLIRHLGGGQKLLAKHWDNLQGPPVDIRVDKLKVSYSRSSGPGGQHVNKVNTKAEVRFHVQTAEWIPEDVRKEILLQNKTRLNKAGELIVTSEVSRSQQKNLDHCVQKISEIISEASQRPPEPSAEDLTLRAKRLEKRNLERLKQKKIHSSTKQARQVNFD, from the exons ATGGCAGCTCCCGTAGCGTGTTTATGTTTCTCTCGATATCTACAGTTCGCAAACAGAGCTGAACTGTCAGGACAAACGTTATTTAGATTAAACTGCCATATATTTTTAATTCGCCATTTAGGCGGTGGACAAAAGCTCCTGGCCAAGCACTGGGACAATTTACAG GGTCCCCCTGTTGACATCCGAGTTG ATAAACTTAAAGTATCTTACAGTCGGAGCAGCGGTCCAGGAGGTCAACACGTTAACAAAG TCAATACCAAAGCAGAGGTTCGGTTTCATGTTCAGACAGCAGAATGGATTCCAGAGGATGTAAGGAAGGAGATCCTCTTACAG AATAAAACTCGGCTCAATAAAGCTGGTGAGTTAATAGTAACTTCAGAGGTTAGCAGAAGCCAACAGAAGAACCTGGATCACTGTGTACAGAAAAtctctgagatcattagtgAAGCCAGTCAGCGACCACCTGAGCCATCAGCAGAGGACCTTACCCTGAGGGCTAAAAG gtTAGAGAAAAGAAATTTAGAAAGGCTCAAACAGAAAAAGATCCATTCTTCAACAAAGCAAGCAAGACAGGTTAACTTTGACTAA